A section of the Paenibacillus yonginensis genome encodes:
- the greA gene encoding transcription elongation factor GreA, whose amino-acid sequence MPNEDEIILTPDGVAKLEQELEELKTAGRRELAERIKIALSYGDLKENSEYHSAKDDQAFMETRILTITNILRKAKVVENQGTDVVAIGSIAVLNDLEFDERIEYQIVGPAEADVAGNKISYESPLGKALLGHKVGDVVEVEAPIGIIKYEVLDIKQGL is encoded by the coding sequence ATGCCGAATGAAGACGAAATCATTTTAACCCCCGATGGTGTTGCCAAACTGGAACAGGAGCTTGAAGAGCTCAAAACAGCCGGGCGCAGGGAACTTGCGGAGCGGATCAAAATTGCGCTCAGCTACGGGGACTTGAAGGAGAACAGTGAATACCACTCGGCCAAAGACGACCAGGCTTTTATGGAGACCCGCATTTTGACCATTACGAACATTCTCCGCAAAGCCAAAGTGGTGGAGAATCAGGGCACCGATGTGGTCGCTATCGGCTCTATTGCTGTTCTGAATGACCTCGAATTTGATGAGCGGATCGAATATCAGATCGTCGGCCCTGCCGAAGCGGACGTGGCAGGCAACAAAATTTCTTACGAAAGTCCTCTGGGCAAAGCCCTGCTCGGACATAAGGTTGGAGATGTCGTAGAAGTGGAAGCTCCGATCGGGATTATTAAATACGAAGTGCTGGATATCAAGCAGGGATTGTAG
- a CDS encoding VOC family protein produces the protein MAYGLQIEQLYSPCEQQNLSLARRRRDFAPPGSVLYFGVEHIQEAYQELLGKGVEFRDKPHVIAEMHGIQTWMVFFYDPDLNLHALISEESTVSRKQ, from the coding sequence ATGGCGTATGGTCTACAAATTGAACAACTCTATTCTCCATGCGAGCAGCAGAACCTTTCACTGGCAAGGCGACGGCGCGATTTTGCCCCTCCGGGCTCCGTCCTTTATTTCGGAGTTGAGCATATTCAGGAGGCTTATCAGGAGCTTCTCGGCAAAGGCGTCGAATTCAGGGACAAACCTCATGTCATTGCCGAAATGCATGGCATCCAGACGTGGATGGTCTTCTTCTATGACCCGGACCTTAATCTGCATGCCTTGATCAGCGAGGAAAGCACCGTGAGCCGTAAGCAATGA
- a CDS encoding asparaginase, whose translation MKTILFINTGGTISSTYQEHGLTPTQSAGHILEQIPELREICRIDAIDLMSMDSTNTQPEDWAAIARLVHDSLHHYDGIVIAHGTDTMAYTSSALSFMLGTVAKPVVLTGSQVSILAEHSDSKKNVIDSFITACGERPGVFVVFNGKIINGTRASKVRTRSYNAFESINYPYIGTIVNGQLIYNQDLPERQLVQYPYNDNYCSEVFLLRLIPGTNPHIFDAIHSLGYKGIVIEGFGLGGVPFKERSLINKIEELMRGGMTIVVTTQCPYEGGDLTIYEVGQRVLEKGVIPGYDMTTEALVTKMMWALGQTQEPAEVAKIMDTNYAEEFRKPGML comes from the coding sequence ATGAAAACTATTCTATTTATAAATACGGGCGGAACTATATCCTCTACCTATCAGGAGCACGGATTGACTCCGACCCAAAGCGCTGGTCATATTCTGGAACAGATTCCCGAGCTTCGGGAGATTTGCCGGATCGACGCGATCGATCTGATGAGCATGGACAGCACCAATACCCAGCCGGAGGACTGGGCAGCGATTGCCCGGCTTGTTCATGATTCCCTGCATCATTATGACGGGATCGTGATTGCCCATGGTACGGATACAATGGCCTACACCTCCTCGGCGCTCAGCTTTATGCTGGGAACGGTCGCCAAGCCTGTTGTCCTTACCGGTTCCCAGGTTTCCATTCTGGCCGAGCATTCCGACTCGAAGAAAAACGTCATCGACTCCTTCATCACAGCTTGCGGAGAACGTCCAGGCGTGTTCGTTGTTTTTAACGGCAAAATCATCAACGGCACCCGGGCCTCGAAAGTCCGGACACGGAGCTATAATGCCTTTGAAAGCATCAACTATCCCTACATCGGAACTATCGTAAATGGGCAGTTGATTTACAACCAGGACTTGCCGGAGCGGCAGCTTGTCCAGTATCCTTATAATGACAATTATTGCTCGGAGGTCTTTCTGCTGCGGCTGATTCCGGGGACTAACCCTCATATATTCGATGCCATCCATTCGCTTGGATATAAAGGGATTGTGATTGAAGGGTTCGGCCTGGGAGGAGTTCCTTTCAAAGAACGCAGCCTGATCAATAAAATTGAGGAACTGATGCGCGGAGGCATGACGATCGTGGTGACTACACAATGTCCTTACGAAGGCGGCGACTTAACGATTTATGAAGTGGGGCAGCGTGTGCTGGAGAAAGGCGTGATTCCAGGATACGATATGACCACTGAAGCGCTTGTCACCAAAATGATGTGGGCGCTCGGCCAAACACAGGAGCCCGCTGAAGTCGCGAAGATCATGGACACGAACTATGCCGAGGAGTTCCGGAAGCCGGGCATGCTTTAA
- a CDS encoding YcdB/YcdC domain-containing protein — protein MKRNPQAGEAKAAKMTISALTALLLLTPAAMAGAEEAGSVDTAISSTASPAGNRGLQQAAGELTANASSQPSKADPSKVKFTKDQAVAKLRELFPILSEATVSSYELGVTNQYPPPVDQMVWNIQWNYQINNSYYGFNSRVDAVTGDLIDTALYIPNMNSNEAYYPPKLTEEQALDKARVFLQKAVTVPSGVEWEVDDNDAYSLANPSLFGPVEYTFSFRQKKGGIKSNFANYYITVTGDGTVIRFSRPLDPIDLPNTKVTITQAEADQQFADQLDLELAYVPQYKEGLPERYLLAWQPVEAALYDIDAATGARISKLGKEAGEDANVLTDVPAGQKLYTPRSEGERLTDEEAAKLVEQRIGVPANRSLASRRLSQFYPDQDRQVWNLSWRGNDSGTRGLPPETNVMVDADSGQILSYTQEAYRYNDDRTSAEAVKPVPYETAKQKAFYWVNLLYPDASQQLKLAEAAKEPRQAGESGYDFTFARYYKGIKVVDDNVTMHLGPDGDLESYYGRSNPKVSGLPTEPSVDKKAALKVYLNEYQTELHYAYYGGYYSILNQYEEPVIRLVYGAVPKSENELTVALDAQTGKWLTNNQLAGQLAPGQEPADIKGRPEEQDLQTLIRYQVLKPDEEGLIHPEAEITVGDWLDMMARAATTYISSSNNGDDGKPKSTAGVSPEDVYYTSVQYASSAGWIDAKSQIAVHDKLTRDKLAALLAGILQYSKLTVYLKENGEANQFTDAAAIQNKGAVTLAVKLGLLKGTDGRFEPQHLVTKAEAAQVMMKLVKLQGHTDQKIVQSY, from the coding sequence TTGAAAAGAAACCCTCAGGCAGGCGAGGCCAAAGCCGCCAAAATGACGATTAGCGCGCTGACCGCTCTCTTGCTGCTGACCCCAGCGGCTATGGCCGGGGCAGAGGAGGCCGGATCGGTGGACACTGCGATCAGCAGCACAGCATCGCCCGCTGGAAATCGCGGGCTGCAGCAAGCGGCAGGAGAATTGACGGCAAATGCCTCTTCTCAGCCCTCCAAGGCCGACCCCTCCAAAGTCAAATTTACCAAAGACCAGGCGGTAGCCAAGCTGAGAGAGCTGTTCCCCATTTTAAGTGAAGCGACCGTTTCCAGTTATGAATTGGGAGTAACCAATCAATATCCGCCTCCCGTTGATCAAATGGTTTGGAATATTCAGTGGAACTATCAGATCAACAATTCTTATTACGGGTTCAACAGCCGGGTAGATGCGGTAACCGGGGATCTTATTGATACAGCCCTATACATTCCAAATATGAACAGCAATGAGGCTTATTATCCCCCTAAATTAACGGAAGAGCAGGCCTTGGATAAAGCGCGCGTTTTCCTGCAGAAAGCGGTGACTGTCCCGTCCGGTGTGGAGTGGGAAGTAGACGATAATGACGCTTACAGTTTGGCGAATCCCAGTTTGTTTGGACCTGTTGAATATACGTTCAGCTTTCGGCAGAAGAAAGGCGGCATCAAGTCCAATTTCGCCAACTACTACATAACCGTTACCGGGGATGGCACCGTCATTCGTTTCTCCCGCCCTCTTGATCCCATCGATTTGCCGAATACAAAGGTGACCATCACTCAAGCCGAAGCCGATCAGCAGTTTGCCGATCAGCTCGATCTGGAACTGGCTTACGTCCCTCAATACAAGGAGGGGCTGCCTGAGCGTTATCTCCTGGCCTGGCAGCCAGTTGAAGCTGCTCTCTACGACATAGATGCCGCAACCGGGGCGCGAATTTCGAAATTAGGGAAAGAAGCCGGGGAAGACGCCAATGTCTTGACTGATGTCCCGGCCGGACAGAAGCTTTATACACCACGCTCAGAAGGGGAACGGCTGACGGATGAAGAAGCGGCGAAGCTGGTTGAACAGCGTATCGGAGTTCCGGCCAACCGCAGCTTAGCTTCTCGGCGTTTGAGCCAGTTTTATCCGGATCAGGACCGCCAGGTGTGGAACCTGAGCTGGAGAGGGAATGATTCGGGAACCCGAGGGCTCCCGCCCGAAACCAATGTAATGGTGGATGCCGACAGCGGTCAAATTCTTTCTTATACCCAGGAGGCTTATCGTTACAATGACGACCGGACATCAGCCGAAGCTGTCAAACCGGTTCCATATGAAACAGCCAAGCAGAAAGCCTTCTATTGGGTGAACCTGCTCTATCCGGATGCCAGCCAGCAATTAAAGCTTGCAGAAGCTGCCAAGGAGCCCCGGCAAGCCGGCGAATCCGGCTATGACTTTACTTTTGCAAGATACTACAAAGGAATCAAAGTGGTGGACGATAACGTTACGATGCATCTTGGCCCGGATGGAGACCTGGAGTCCTATTATGGCAGATCAAATCCGAAGGTATCCGGGCTGCCTACGGAGCCATCCGTTGATAAAAAGGCAGCGCTGAAAGTTTATTTGAATGAATATCAAACAGAACTCCATTATGCCTATTACGGCGGATACTATTCGATCCTCAACCAATATGAGGAGCCGGTGATCAGACTGGTCTATGGTGCCGTACCTAAGAGCGAGAATGAGCTTACCGTAGCTCTGGACGCACAGACGGGAAAATGGCTGACCAATAATCAGCTTGCAGGTCAGCTTGCACCGGGGCAGGAGCCTGCCGATATCAAAGGGCGGCCTGAGGAACAGGATTTGCAAACCTTAATCCGTTATCAGGTGCTTAAACCGGATGAAGAAGGTCTCATCCATCCTGAAGCTGAAATCACTGTCGGAGACTGGCTGGATATGATGGCGCGGGCAGCGACAACTTATATCAGCAGTTCCAATAACGGAGACGACGGCAAACCGAAGAGTACCGCCGGCGTATCACCGGAAGATGTTTATTATACTTCCGTTCAGTATGCCTCAAGCGCAGGCTGGATTGATGCCAAGTCGCAGATTGCGGTTCACGACAAGCTGACGCGCGATAAGCTGGCTGCTCTGCTTGCTGGAATTTTGCAATACAGCAAATTGACTGTCTATCTGAAGGAGAACGGCGAAGCCAACCAATTCACGGATGCAGCTGCTATCCAGAACAAAGGGGCGGTTACGCTGGCCGTGAAGCTGGGGCTGCTGAAGGGCACAGATGGACGGTTTGAACCCCAACACCTCGTAACCAAAGCCGAGGCAGCCCAGGTTATGATGAAGCTGGTTAAATTGCAGGGACACACCGACCAGAAGATTGTTCAATCTTATTAG
- a CDS encoding glycosyltransferase 87 family protein: MPEALQTSKLSSTLKWTFILSLVLCIFSLAGFAFTHHADGNGGFHRSGWQQNGTGGTEGFRSEPSRWNPDEFSRAFLGASGFGETNGGQESRGSSGGRLRPGDGRGFEGGGLGSMGGGRMSQIPLAEPIALAAYTALAAVLIGIGWRRLRSAQPALLAWDSGEGEAANRRHSGRSTLWLMLGSALLLRIALVPWTTGHNGDMNYFRSWATSAAQDFSGFYVHGSADYPPLLIYFLYLIGRAASLPGMEIFFNTMIKLPSLLADVITGYLIYRLASRHVSTRLGFILAAFYAACPAVLVDSAFWGQVDSFFTLLIVLAVLLITEGRLTWSAALFAAAVMMKPQGIIFAPVLFFEWVRLRSVKKAAAGMLTAAAVVVLLILPFSSGQDPLWIVKLFQRTIGEYPYASVNADNFFSLIGANHKDSSSVFILFSYQTWGWIFIVLTTAYSWLIYSRIRSREAAFLAALFQIAGVFTFSTSMHERYLFPAVALAICAYLYFKDKRLLGVAAGFSFTVFANTFSVLYGATGRTGTPSYTYSLMFVSLINVLLVLWLAVIMWQLAFRTSRE, translated from the coding sequence GTGCCTGAAGCACTTCAAACATCAAAATTATCCAGCACGCTGAAGTGGACCTTTATCCTGTCGTTGGTGCTGTGTATATTCTCTTTGGCGGGATTCGCCTTTACGCATCATGCGGACGGAAACGGCGGTTTCCATCGTTCCGGCTGGCAGCAGAACGGGACGGGCGGTACGGAAGGCTTCCGATCGGAACCGAGCAGGTGGAACCCGGATGAATTCAGCCGGGCTTTCCTTGGAGCAAGCGGGTTTGGCGAGACAAACGGCGGGCAGGAGAGCCGCGGAAGTTCAGGAGGAAGGCTCCGGCCTGGTGACGGCCGTGGATTCGAAGGAGGAGGATTGGGCAGCATGGGCGGCGGGCGTATGTCCCAGATCCCTCTGGCTGAGCCGATTGCCCTTGCTGCTTACACAGCGCTGGCCGCTGTGCTGATTGGCATAGGCTGGCGGCGGCTGCGCAGCGCCCAGCCTGCCCTGCTTGCTTGGGACAGCGGTGAAGGTGAAGCCGCCAACCGCCGGCATTCAGGCCGCAGCACGCTGTGGCTGATGCTCGGCTCGGCGCTGCTGCTGCGGATTGCCCTTGTGCCCTGGACAACGGGGCATAACGGAGACATGAATTATTTCCGGAGCTGGGCCACTTCGGCCGCGCAGGATTTCTCCGGTTTCTATGTCCATGGATCGGCGGATTATCCGCCGCTGCTGATCTATTTTCTGTATCTGATCGGGAGAGCGGCCTCGCTGCCGGGAATGGAGATCTTCTTTAACACGATGATCAAGCTGCCGTCTCTGCTTGCCGACGTAATCACCGGTTATCTGATCTACAGGCTGGCATCCCGGCATGTTTCGACAAGGCTGGGCTTCATTCTGGCGGCTTTTTACGCAGCCTGCCCGGCTGTACTGGTCGATTCGGCCTTTTGGGGGCAGGTGGACTCTTTCTTCACCTTGCTGATCGTCCTCGCTGTGCTGCTGATTACGGAAGGACGGCTGACCTGGTCCGCCGCCTTGTTTGCCGCGGCGGTGATGATGAAGCCGCAGGGGATTATTTTTGCGCCGGTGCTGTTCTTTGAGTGGGTACGCCTGCGCAGCGTCAAGAAAGCAGCTGCCGGCATGCTAACGGCAGCCGCGGTGGTCGTTCTGCTCATTCTGCCTTTCTCTTCAGGCCAGGACCCGCTTTGGATCGTGAAGCTGTTTCAACGTACGATCGGCGAATATCCTTACGCCTCTGTCAATGCGGACAATTTCTTTAGCCTGATCGGCGCCAATCACAAGGACAGCAGCTCGGTATTCATCCTTTTCAGCTACCAAACCTGGGGATGGATCTTTATCGTGCTGACCACGGCCTATTCGTGGCTGATCTACTCGCGGATTCGCAGCCGGGAGGCCGCCTTCCTAGCGGCATTGTTCCAGATTGCCGGCGTGTTTACGTTCTCGACCAGCATGCATGAACGGTATTTGTTCCCTGCCGTTGCTTTGGCGATCTGCGCCTATTTATATTTCAAAGACAAACGGCTGCTGGGAGTGGCTGCGGGATTCAGCTTTACAGTCTTTGCCAACACGTTCTCGGTGCTCTACGGAGCAACAGGCCGGACCGGAACTCCCTCCTACACTTATTCGTTGATGTTCGTATCCTTGATTAACGTGCTGCTTGTTCTTTGGCTGGCCGTGATTATGTGGCAGCTGGCTTTCCGTACCTCACGCGAATAA
- a CDS encoding DUF2334 domain-containing protein, with translation MNRNGNSIKVVQLLLLTLLLLPNVWPEFSAKAESAPAAAASSAEAAASEVPAESPVLLVYDSLGAGTPQQGGIAALDRLIAAFGAAAEQVSLDDYKAGMLQGFGKVIRVVNLEPGTAGLEQEGQSAFLQDLQSYTGDVLQIGGQPPEPERSRLGIKTNIARQQPVHLTAAGGLDTTFNVKQMIYMTAGTGETYGSLTLESVQGHFPYSLQSGHYTYVPYFEAGSGNMQVMAGVLKHWFRQDRPGRAYLLIKEIYPFSDLSLLETMADKLYQAGIPFIASVRPVFSHTEYPAMQRYLETIKYLQARGGSILVHVPEVLAGVQSRKDELYADMEGFIDLLINAEVAPLGVGAEQYWAHDGEYTGKGLSFFDSSVLFPDVKAVPKEPLPVQRSFRSALFSVTMEDLRQSYGDSPVQELPVNTAVTYDFPDRADGLTALLEELKASWVTLADYKDLDHEVKTQSHVAQSRKGAVILNGETLNPNYSGSKVSRDYEYVQHAKTSFRKLFQVQNTFFMVIIAFSLIVFGGLLLVGRRLYRRKFLKRDSESSSG, from the coding sequence ATGAATAGAAATGGGAACTCCATCAAAGTTGTTCAGCTGCTGCTGCTAACGCTGCTTCTGCTGCCAAACGTTTGGCCGGAGTTCTCCGCTAAGGCGGAATCCGCGCCTGCAGCTGCGGCCTCATCTGCGGAGGCCGCAGCATCCGAAGTTCCCGCCGAGTCGCCTGTGCTGCTGGTTTACGACAGCCTTGGGGCAGGGACTCCTCAGCAGGGCGGCATCGCAGCTCTTGATCGGCTGATTGCGGCCTTTGGCGCGGCAGCCGAGCAGGTCAGCCTGGATGATTATAAAGCCGGTATGCTGCAGGGCTTTGGCAAAGTCATCCGGGTCGTCAACCTGGAGCCGGGGACTGCGGGGCTGGAGCAAGAAGGACAATCCGCTTTCCTTCAAGATCTGCAGAGCTATACGGGCGATGTCCTCCAAATAGGAGGCCAGCCCCCGGAGCCTGAGCGGAGCAGGCTGGGAATCAAGACGAACATAGCCCGCCAGCAGCCGGTTCATTTAACGGCGGCCGGCGGTTTGGATACAACATTTAATGTGAAGCAAATGATCTACATGACAGCAGGAACAGGAGAGACCTACGGTAGTCTGACGCTGGAAAGCGTCCAGGGGCATTTCCCTTACAGCCTTCAGTCCGGCCACTACACCTACGTGCCCTACTTTGAAGCCGGCAGCGGCAACATGCAGGTTATGGCGGGCGTGCTCAAACACTGGTTCCGTCAGGACAGGCCGGGCCGGGCTTATCTGCTTATTAAGGAAATTTACCCGTTCTCCGATCTAAGCCTTCTGGAGACTATGGCTGACAAGCTCTATCAAGCCGGGATTCCCTTTATCGCAAGCGTACGTCCGGTGTTCAGCCATACGGAGTATCCGGCGATGCAGCGCTATCTTGAGACCATCAAATACCTTCAGGCCCGGGGAGGAAGCATTCTTGTCCATGTACCTGAAGTGCTGGCGGGAGTTCAGTCCCGCAAGGATGAGCTCTATGCCGATATGGAGGGGTTCATTGATCTGTTGATCAACGCAGAAGTAGCCCCGCTCGGGGTCGGGGCTGAGCAGTACTGGGCCCATGACGGTGAATATACCGGGAAAGGGCTGTCCTTTTTCGATTCGTCGGTGCTGTTCCCGGACGTGAAAGCAGTGCCCAAAGAGCCGCTTCCCGTGCAGCGCTCCTTCCGATCGGCTTTGTTCAGCGTTACCATGGAGGACCTGCGGCAGAGCTACGGCGATAGCCCTGTTCAGGAGCTGCCGGTCAATACGGCGGTTACCTATGATTTTCCTGATCGTGCCGATGGTCTGACTGCCCTGCTGGAGGAGCTTAAGGCATCATGGGTCACTTTGGCCGATTATAAGGATTTGGACCATGAGGTCAAGACACAAAGCCATGTAGCGCAATCACGCAAAGGTGCGGTGATTCTGAACGGGGAAACACTGAATCCAAACTACAGCGGCAGCAAGGTCAGCCGGGACTACGAATATGTGCAGCATGCAAAGACAAGCTTCCGGAAGCTGTTTCAGGTGCAAAACACCTTTTTTATGGTCATCATCGCGTTCTCGCTGATCGTCTTCGGAGGTTTGCTGCTGGTTGGCCGTCGTTTGTACAGACGGAAGTTTTTGAAACGGGACTCTGAATCCAGTAGTGGATAG
- a CDS encoding glycosyltransferase → MELSNYLMLIAVICIWSLLLVNVLLIIAGYFYYMRTEREEIPPLQGRFPFVSIMVPAHNEGRVIGKTVESLLALDYPHDCYEIIVINDNSSDNSAELLASIQQKHAGRNLIVINTDKITGGKGKSNALNIGFGHSKGELIAIYDADNTPEKTALRYLVTEIVNDASLGAVIGKFRTRNRDVNLLTRFINVETLSFQWMAQAGRWQLFKLCTIPGTNFIMRRHIVESIGGWDVKAIAEDTEISFRIYMMGYRIKFQPKAVTWEQEPQSLKVWFKQRTRWAKGNVYVIVKNLPLLFNRSARTVRFDILYFLSIYFLLVTSLLTSDILLVLNTIGYVHTTLAGLSTFLWLLAIVLFVVGTFVTLTTEKGEMSLSNVGIIMLMYVTYCQLWMLVAANGLYNYFKDLVFKREVKWYKTERF, encoded by the coding sequence ATGGAATTATCCAATTATCTGATGCTCATTGCCGTCATTTGCATCTGGTCTCTGCTGCTTGTCAACGTCCTGCTTATTATTGCCGGGTATTTCTATTACATGAGGACTGAAAGAGAGGAGATTCCGCCGCTTCAAGGCAGGTTTCCGTTCGTCTCCATCATGGTTCCGGCTCATAATGAAGGCCGGGTAATCGGCAAGACGGTAGAATCGCTGCTCGCGCTTGATTATCCCCATGACTGCTATGAAATTATCGTCATCAATGACAATTCGTCCGACAACAGCGCGGAGCTGCTGGCCAGTATCCAGCAGAAGCATGCGGGACGCAACCTGATCGTGATCAACACCGATAAGATAACGGGCGGCAAAGGGAAGTCCAATGCCCTCAACATTGGATTCGGCCACAGCAAAGGCGAGCTGATCGCTATTTATGACGCTGACAATACGCCGGAGAAGACGGCGCTGCGGTACCTGGTAACGGAAATCGTCAACGATGCCTCGCTCGGCGCGGTTATCGGCAAATTCCGGACCCGCAACCGGGACGTCAACCTGCTGACCCGTTTCATCAATGTGGAGACTTTGTCTTTCCAATGGATGGCGCAGGCCGGACGATGGCAGCTGTTCAAGCTGTGCACGATTCCGGGCACCAATTTCATTATGCGACGCCATATTGTTGAAAGCATTGGGGGCTGGGACGTTAAAGCGATCGCCGAAGATACGGAGATCAGCTTCCGCATCTACATGATGGGCTACCGGATCAAATTTCAGCCGAAGGCGGTCACCTGGGAGCAGGAACCGCAGTCGCTTAAGGTCTGGTTTAAGCAGAGGACCCGGTGGGCCAAAGGCAATGTTTACGTCATCGTAAAGAATCTGCCGCTGCTCTTTAACCGCTCTGCCCGAACCGTACGGTTCGATATTTTATATTTCCTTTCGATTTATTTCCTGCTTGTCACTTCGCTGCTGACTTCGGATATTCTGCTTGTTCTGAATACGATTGGTTATGTGCATACGACGCTGGCCGGGCTCAGCACGTTTCTGTGGCTGCTGGCGATTGTGTTGTTTGTAGTAGGTACCTTTGTTACCTTAACGACGGAGAAAGGAGAAATGTCTCTCTCCAATGTCGGCATTATCATGTTGATGTACGTGACGTATTGCCAGCTGTGGATGCTGGTTGCGGCCAACGGGCTGTACAACTACTTCAAGGATCTGGTCTTCAAAAGAGAGGTCAAATGGTATAAGACGGAACGGTTCTAG
- a CDS encoding cellulose biosynthesis cyclic di-GMP-binding regulatory protein BcsB — protein MNKKWPALLLLLMVISLGYPFGSTGSAAAAESELTYVTSFGADVSLSGEKVTKSIYFQIPDYWNVSKATIKLDYRVSQILENQRSSMTLSANGTAFYSFRPAAGEGEQQLSVQIPASLLKKDSNELEITGYLREETRNDVCTAEVSPDQWLNIYGTSSIAVAHANKEMTAEIREFNKRFTAVDNAGGGRSAVAVPEGAGTAELTAASYALSGYAGGSELGRAALPLIPYTADRLQGKFLVLLVSSYEHLPAELKAAIGGSDLSDSAVIQLIHPEHQPTLVVTSANEELLIKAGRMAANLPLMSQLDTDRIVVNADTDVDTPVVDLNRAVSLTESGDQLTGPRHQEQTYYIPLPANRSAAGAGKVSISFRYAQNLDFDRSLMTVLINGKPIGSKKLSRELANGDKAVFPIPANLEVAGNFSLTVAFDLELDGAYCSGFQDQTPWAFIAPDSVLQLNSKDRTDMLFNNYPYPFLRDGRFNRVAVVLPNKPDTATYSTIGNLFSLLGQYAEGNQGEIAFYKDDVDKNQLKNSNLIVIGTYQDNPMIQRYNKDLYFRYNGKGTAITSNEKIQIAESYGKRIGVIQLVPSPWNDANGMMVLTGVSSVYYEMASRLASNEADKYKLYGDGVLTDMDGNVQAYRFKKEAGGSEDSLVQDVLQRKDVVGFMAAVVIVACLVLASLILLLRKHSRRKRSRQHARQQTRSRRGGK, from the coding sequence ATGAATAAAAAATGGCCCGCCCTGCTGCTTCTCCTAATGGTGATCAGTCTGGGTTATCCGTTTGGCAGCACCGGTTCTGCGGCTGCAGCCGAGAGCGAGCTGACCTATGTGACCAGCTTTGGTGCCGATGTTTCGCTTTCCGGGGAGAAGGTAACGAAGTCGATTTATTTTCAGATTCCGGATTACTGGAACGTAAGCAAAGCAACAATCAAACTGGACTACCGGGTATCGCAGATTCTGGAGAACCAGCGGTCCAGTATGACGTTGTCGGCTAACGGCACTGCGTTCTATTCCTTTCGCCCGGCAGCGGGAGAAGGGGAGCAGCAGCTCAGTGTACAGATTCCGGCCAGTTTGCTGAAAAAGGATTCCAATGAGCTTGAAATCACGGGTTATCTGCGCGAGGAAACTCGGAATGATGTTTGTACTGCGGAGGTTTCGCCCGACCAGTGGCTGAATATCTATGGAACCTCAAGCATCGCTGTCGCTCATGCCAACAAGGAAATGACGGCAGAGATCCGTGAATTTAACAAGCGGTTCACTGCTGTCGATAATGCAGGCGGGGGCCGAAGCGCCGTTGCCGTTCCTGAGGGAGCTGGAACCGCTGAGCTGACGGCAGCCTCTTATGCGCTTTCCGGGTATGCCGGCGGCAGCGAGCTTGGCCGTGCAGCGCTTCCGTTGATCCCTTATACGGCAGATCGTCTGCAGGGGAAATTCCTGGTGCTGCTGGTGTCGAGCTATGAGCATTTGCCTGCCGAGCTGAAAGCAGCGATCGGCGGCAGCGACTTGTCCGATTCAGCTGTCATCCAGCTGATCCACCCGGAGCATCAGCCGACGCTGGTGGTTACGTCCGCTAATGAGGAGCTGCTTATCAAAGCTGGCCGTATGGCGGCTAATCTGCCTTTGATGAGCCAGCTGGATACAGACAGAATCGTCGTTAATGCCGATACGGACGTAGACACACCCGTGGTTGACCTCAACCGGGCAGTGTCTCTGACCGAATCGGGAGATCAGCTGACAGGTCCGCGTCATCAGGAACAGACCTACTATATTCCCCTGCCGGCCAACCGGTCGGCTGCCGGTGCCGGCAAGGTCAGTATCAGCTTCCGGTATGCACAGAACCTGGATTTCGACCGTTCGCTGATGACCGTCTTGATCAATGGCAAGCCGATCGGCAGCAAAAAGCTGTCACGCGAGCTGGCTAACGGAGACAAGGCAGTGTTCCCGATTCCGGCCAATTTGGAAGTGGCGGGTAATTTCTCGCTCACGGTCGCTTTTGATCTGGAACTAGACGGCGCTTATTGTTCCGGCTTCCAGGACCAGACGCCATGGGCGTTTATTGCCCCGGATTCTGTCCTGCAGTTGAACAGCAAAGACCGCACGGACATGTTGTTTAACAACTATCCTTATCCGTTCCTGCGGGACGGAAGATTTAATCGGGTAGCCGTCGTATTGCCAAACAAGCCGGATACGGCAACGTACAGCACGATCGGCAACCTGTTCAGCCTGCTTGGCCAATATGCCGAGGGGAATCAGGGAGAGATCGCTTTTTATAAAGACGATGTAGACAAGAATCAGCTTAAAAACAGCAACCTGATCGTGATCGGCACCTATCAGGATAACCCAATGATTCAGCGTTACAATAAAGATTTGTATTTCCGCTACAACGGCAAAGGGACAGCCATCACCTCCAATGAAAAAATCCAGATTGCTGAAAGCTATGGCAAACGGATCGGTGTGATTCAGCTTGTTCCGTCTCCGTGGAACGACGCTAACGGAATGATGGTCTTAACAGGAGTCAGCTCTGTTTATTATGAAATGGCCTCGCGGCTGGCATCCAATGAAGCCGATAAATATAAGCTGTATGGCGATGGGGTGCTGACGGATATGGACGGCAACGTTCAGGCTTACCGTTTCAAGAAAGAGGCTGGAGGCTCTGAAGATTCGCTGGTACAGGATGTTCTGCAGCGCAAGGATGTTGTTGGCTTTATGGCTGCGGTCGTCATCGTGGCTTGTCTGGTTCTTGCCTCGCTGATTCTACTGCTCCGCAAGCACAGCCGTAGGAAGAGGAGCCGTCAGCATGCCCGCCAGCAAACCCGGTCGAGAAGAGGTGGCAAATAA